A stretch of the Candidatus Spechtbacteria bacterium genome encodes the following:
- a CDS encoding AAA family ATPase: MPIEICPHCKKELEFKYGKNVPCKNCKRLVDVFDDEHPLDNARQLDRKSTSSGYSATYLNENVSRRTELHEGHAGSSIPSNGVTYRQIGGLDEVIAELDLIVNGAQKYPELWQRLGRKKTRGVLLYGPPGCGKTLIAQALAHEARRKVCLIQGSEIKGWRQGAGEGNLTSAYESVRPNGILIIDEIDAIGGKRDHMVNEVNASIVGTLCSILDGAKNKDDVIIVATTNKLHMLDDALRRPGRFDVEIQISPPNAKGRVEIFRIHTKNMPLAEGVDLDEIANKAHGFTGADIAHVSSRISQRLLKEAVTQLKQGVSPTEIANNLLVTQTELEEVTAQITPSLLRENYMEIAKVTWEDIGGLEKLKDELRHCVVWPTRYAREMQTLKLRQPKGILLYGPPGCGKTLIARAMARESEVNFLVVNGPALLSMWVGSTEEAIRDIFGKARLAQPCIIFFDEIESIAPVRGRTSENDVLDRAVGQLLTEIDGVQAVQNVFVMAATNRPDLVDPALLRPGRLDLQFEVPLPDSAAREKIFKIHLEGTPMLDIDFAELAMITDGFSGAQIEWMCAVAKQETLERHILSGCELIVLHDDLLNACAQVAQRKY; this comes from the coding sequence ATGCCTATAGAGATTTGCCCGCATTGCAAGAAAGAACTAGAGTTTAAGTATGGGAAAAACGTCCCTTGCAAAAATTGCAAGAGATTAGTCGATGTATTCGACGACGAACATCCGTTAGACAACGCACGCCAGCTAGACAGAAAATCGACCAGCAGCGGCTACAGCGCAACTTATCTTAATGAAAATGTATCGCGACGAACTGAATTGCATGAGGGGCACGCTGGGAGCAGTATACCCTCAAATGGCGTTACTTACCGGCAGATCGGAGGGCTTGATGAGGTTATCGCCGAACTTGATCTCATTGTAAATGGGGCACAAAAATATCCCGAGCTCTGGCAGCGTCTGGGCAGAAAGAAAACGCGCGGCGTGTTGCTTTACGGGCCGCCCGGCTGCGGTAAAACGCTTATAGCGCAAGCCCTTGCGCACGAGGCTCGGAGGAAAGTATGTCTCATACAAGGATCGGAAATTAAAGGATGGCGACAAGGGGCTGGGGAGGGCAATCTCACCAGCGCCTACGAATCAGTCAGACCCAATGGAATTTTGATTATTGATGAAATTGACGCTATTGGCGGCAAAAGAGACCACATGGTCAATGAAGTCAATGCGAGTATCGTGGGAACACTCTGCTCTATTCTTGATGGCGCAAAAAACAAAGACGACGTTATAATAGTCGCGACCACCAATAAACTGCACATGCTTGATGATGCTCTGCGGCGTCCGGGAAGATTTGATGTCGAAATACAAATTTCTCCACCTAACGCGAAAGGACGCGTCGAAATTTTCAGGATTCATACAAAAAATATGCCGCTTGCCGAAGGCGTTGATCTTGACGAAATAGCCAATAAAGCCCATGGATTTACTGGCGCTGATATCGCCCACGTCTCTTCACGCATCAGCCAACGGCTTTTGAAAGAAGCTGTAACGCAACTTAAACAAGGCGTGAGCCCAACAGAAATCGCCAATAACCTTCTTGTCACTCAAACTGAATTGGAGGAAGTGACCGCCCAAATCACTCCTTCGCTACTGAGAGAAAATTATATGGAAATTGCCAAGGTAACTTGGGAAGACATCGGCGGACTAGAAAAATTAAAAGATGAACTCCGACATTGCGTTGTCTGGCCGACTCGTTATGCACGGGAGATGCAAACCCTTAAATTGCGCCAACCCAAGGGCATACTCCTTTACGGGCCGCCCGGCTGCGGTAAAACGCTTATAGCCCGCGCGATGGCTAGAGAAAGTGAAGTCAATTTTCTTGTAGTAAATGGCCCGGCGCTACTTTCCATGTGGGTGGGAAGCACCGAGGAAGCGATTCGCGATATTTTCGGAAAAGCGCGTCTCGCACAGCCGTGCATCATTTTTTTTGATGAAATTGAATCTATCGCTCCGGTGCGAGGTCGAACGTCAGAAAATGACGTGCTTGACAGGGCCGTAGGCCAACTTCTTACTGAAATTGATGGAGTGCAAGCGGTGCAAAATGTTTTCGTGATGGCCGCAACTAATCGGCCAGACCTCGTTGACCCCGCACTTTTGCGGCCTGGCAGGCTCGACTTACAGTTTGAAGTGCCGCTGCCAGATTCTGCTGCACGAGAGAAAATTTTTAAAATCCACCTTGAAGGCACTCCTATGCTAGATATTGATTTCGCTGAACTTGCAATGATAACCGACGGCTTTAGCGGCGCACAAATTGAATGGATGTGCGCCGTTGCCAAACAAGAAACGCTTGAACGGCACATTTTATCCGGATGCGAATTGATAGTTTTGCATGATGACTTGCTAAACGCTTGCGCTCAAGTCGCGCAAAGAAAATATTAG
- a CDS encoding trypsin-like peptidase domain-containing protein, whose amino-acid sequence MITQGQNSQDGPQVIYQPQTSQEDKIIAVVKKASPSVVSVVATKDVPVVYSPFFNDPFFQQFFPQLTPQTPQNQQKTQKQVSAGTGFVVSKDGLVLTNKHVVSDDEADYTVVTTDGEKHEAKVVARDPFEDLALLRVTGISLLPLELGDSDALAQGQTVIAIGNALGEFDNTTSLGVVSGLRRSVTANGKGVESERLRELIQTDAAINPGNSGGPLLNLAGEVIGVNVAMAEGAQNIGFAIPINRAKKDIRDVREKGKISYPFLGVRTMTINDSIQKANNLSIDYGALVVRGQQAGELAVMPGSPADRAGIVENDIILEISGKKITVENSLPDLIAKHNVGETIIIKILHRGEEKTVQAILAERP is encoded by the coding sequence ATGATTACGCAGGGCCAAAATAGTCAGGACGGCCCACAGGTCATATATCAGCCCCAAACTTCTCAAGAAGACAAAATTATAGCCGTTGTAAAAAAAGCATCTCCTTCCGTGGTGAGTGTGGTGGCGACAAAAGACGTGCCAGTGGTTTATTCACCATTTTTTAATGATCCCTTTTTCCAGCAATTTTTCCCTCAACTGACGCCGCAAACTCCTCAAAATCAGCAAAAAACACAAAAACAAGTTTCTGCGGGAACTGGCTTTGTTGTATCGAAAGACGGACTGGTGCTTACTAATAAGCATGTGGTGTCAGACGATGAGGCAGATTATACGGTTGTTACTACTGACGGGGAAAAGCATGAAGCAAAGGTTGTAGCCCGCGATCCGTTTGAAGATCTCGCGCTTTTGCGCGTAACAGGCATTAGCCTTTTGCCTCTTGAGTTGGGGGACTCCGACGCATTGGCGCAGGGCCAGACAGTCATTGCAATTGGAAACGCGCTCGGGGAGTTTGACAATACGACATCGCTTGGCGTTGTGTCTGGCTTGCGTCGTTCCGTGACGGCAAATGGCAAGGGGGTGGAATCAGAGCGTTTGCGCGAATTAATTCAAACTGACGCGGCGATTAATCCGGGCAATTCCGGCGGTCCGCTGTTGAACTTGGCGGGAGAGGTGATCGGAGTTAACGTCGCGATGGCTGAGGGCGCGCAAAATATTGGCTTTGCAATTCCCATCAACAGAGCCAAGAAGGACATTCGGGATGTGCGGGAAAAGGGCAAAATAAGCTATCCATTTTTGGGTGTGCGCACTATGACTATTAACGACTCAATACAAAAGGCAAATAATCTTTCTATTGATTACGGCGCGCTCGTTGTGCGCGGCCAGCAGGCGGGTGAACTTGCCGTCATGCCCGGCTCGCCGGCAGATAGGGCGGGAATCGTTGAAAATGACATTATTTTAGAAATTAGCGGTAAAAAAATTACCGTAGAAAATAGTCTTCCCGACCTTATTGCCAAGCATAATGTGGGCGAAACAATCATAATAAAAATTCTTCATCGCGGCGAAGAAAAAACAGTGCAGGCAATCCTAGCAGAGCGGCCGTAA
- a CDS encoding cysteine desulfurase — protein MQNKRTIYLDYAATTPMDPDVEKAMIPYFSGEFGNPSSLHSLGQHAQIAIDIAREVVARHVGAQWREIIFTGSATEADNTVIRGVVKAMRDDLPNFTPHIITSTIEHKAILQPLKELEKEGVVDVTYIPVDSYGLVSVDAVADAVKDNTVLVSIMYANNEVGTIEPIAEIGKILKGKKRQISNTSAAGGRYQIPYFHTDAVQALNYLDCNVDNLGVDFMSLSGHKIYGPKGVGALYARKDAPFTSLMSGGGQEYGRRASTENVPAIVGFAAAIKKVALVQKEEVARLAELRYYMISEMEKRFAGKIILQGSRDKRLPNNVNIRLAGIAADSPLIVFDQEGVCVSAGSACTAKAVEPSHVIHAMGISDDDAKKSLRFSFGRQTTREDIDYALVVLGRIVK, from the coding sequence ATGCAAAATAAACGAACAATTTATCTTGATTACGCCGCGACAACGCCGATGGATCCCGACGTGGAGAAAGCAATGATTCCGTATTTTAGTGGGGAATTTGGCAATCCATCTTCCTTGCATTCATTGGGGCAGCATGCGCAAATTGCGATAGATATCGCGAGAGAAGTAGTGGCGCGTCATGTCGGCGCGCAATGGCGAGAAATTATTTTTACCGGCTCCGCTACAGAAGCTGATAACACTGTCATTCGCGGCGTTGTAAAAGCGATGCGCGATGATCTGCCAAATTTTACGCCGCACATTATTACTTCGACAATTGAACACAAGGCAATTCTGCAACCGTTGAAGGAGCTGGAGAAAGAAGGCGTTGTTGATGTAACATATATCCCCGTTGATTCGTACGGGTTAGTATCGGTAGATGCCGTTGCGGATGCCGTAAAAGACAATACGGTATTGGTTTCCATTATGTATGCTAACAACGAGGTTGGCACTATTGAACCGATTGCAGAAATTGGTAAAATCCTTAAAGGAAAGAAGCGCCAAATATCGAACACTTCCGCTGCTGGCGGAAGATATCAAATACCCTATTTTCATACCGATGCGGTGCAAGCACTAAATTATCTTGATTGCAACGTAGATAATCTCGGCGTTGATTTCATGAGTTTATCTGGCCACAAAATTTATGGGCCAAAAGGGGTTGGTGCTTTGTATGCGCGGAAAGATGCGCCATTTACGTCGCTGATGAGCGGAGGCGGGCAAGAATATGGTCGTCGCGCCAGCACGGAAAACGTTCCGGCTATAGTGGGCTTTGCCGCAGCGATAAAGAAAGTAGCGCTTGTGCAAAAAGAGGAAGTTGCTCGGCTGGCGGAGTTACGATACTATATGATTAGTGAAATGGAAAAGCGTTTTGCGGGAAAAATTATTTTACAAGGTTCGCGCGATAAGCGCTTGCCAAATAATGTAAATATTCGCCTTGCCGGCATAGCTGCAGATTCCCCGTTAATTGTTTTTGACCAAGAAGGAGTGTGTGTTTCAGCCGGATCGGCTTGCACAGCAAAAGCAGTGGAGCCGTCACATGTAATTCATGCTATGGGAATCTCCGATGATGACGCTAAGAAATCCCTTCGTTTTTCATTTGGAAGGCAGACGACGCGGGAGGATATAGACTATGCGCTTGTTGTATTAGGTAGAATAGTAAAATAA
- a CDS encoding methionine adenosyltransferase: MRIYHNQTIESITEGHPDKICDQISDAILDAYLAQDPASRVAIETFGAHGTLTIGGEITSQGEVNAETIARSVYKKIGYDDELAITQHVVRQSPDIARGVDTGGAGDQGIMYGYACDETPEFLPRTYSLVRRITAELTRLRKEDPSMSWLRPDGKAQITMLGDKIQTIVVSMHHAKEISQEEIRDAITKKILKPILGSIDGIDIFINPAGPFTIGGFAADTGLTGRKIAVDSYGGLVPMGGGCFSGKDPTKVDRSGAYMARFVAKNLVASGLTKECLVGVAYAIGKADPVMLFVESFDNKGEDLTEITRKNFDFRPNAIIERLQLRQPIYQATARNGHFGDTKFPWEKIVSIA, from the coding sequence ATGCGCATATATCACAACCAAACCATAGAAAGTATTACGGAGGGCCATCCAGATAAAATTTGCGATCAAATTTCCGATGCAATTTTGGATGCGTATTTAGCACAAGACCCCGCAAGCCGCGTCGCGATAGAAACATTCGGCGCGCATGGCACTCTCACTATCGGCGGAGAGATTACTTCTCAGGGCGAAGTTAACGCCGAGACAATTGCCCGATCGGTCTATAAGAAAATCGGCTACGATGACGAACTTGCAATTACCCAGCATGTCGTTCGCCAATCCCCCGACATCGCGCGCGGTGTTGATACCGGCGGCGCCGGCGATCAAGGCATTATGTACGGCTACGCTTGCGATGAAACGCCTGAATTTCTTCCACGCACCTATTCGCTCGTACGCCGTATCACCGCGGAGCTTACGCGGCTTCGCAAGGAAGACCCCAGTATGTCGTGGCTTCGCCCAGACGGCAAAGCGCAAATTACTATGCTCGGCGACAAAATCCAAACGATTGTTGTTTCTATGCATCACGCGAAAGAAATATCGCAAGAAGAAATCCGCGACGCGATAACCAAAAAAATTCTTAAACCCATACTCGGCTCGATTGATGGCATAGACATTTTTATCAACCCGGCCGGACCTTTCACTATCGGCGGATTTGCGGCAGACACCGGTCTTACAGGCAGAAAAATTGCCGTTGATTCATATGGCGGACTCGTGCCTATGGGCGGAGGATGCTTTTCCGGAAAAGATCCGACTAAAGTTGATCGCTCCGGCGCGTATATGGCACGATTTGTCGCAAAGAATCTTGTTGCAAGCGGCTTGACTAAAGAGTGCTTAGTTGGCGTAGCTTATGCGATAGGTAAAGCCGATCCGGTAATGCTTTTTGTAGAATCTTTTGACAACAAGGGGGAAGATCTTACGGAAATAACGCGAAAAAACTTCGATTTCAGACCTAATGCGATTATTGAACGCCTTCAGTTGCGCCAACCGATCTACCAAGCTACCGCGCGAAACGGACATTTCGGCGATACTAAATTCCCGTGGGAGAAAATTGTGTCTATCGCATAG
- a CDS encoding cytochrome c biogenesis protein CcdA — MDIIFSASILAAFLAGMVALFAPCCITVLLPAYLASALQERKNIIKMTVVFFFGVAAVLIPIGLGAAGLAQVFQNFHRELYIVGGAFMLILGVMAVLGKGFSLWKMSKIAPAVDASSVKSVFVLGLFSGAATSCCAPVLVGAVTLAVISGAFWKALIVVFAYTFGMTFPLFVAAYFYDHFKLEKSAIIRGRIWDITILGKTYYVHSTNLFAGMVFLIMGVVLLAIAFTGNFFWAPEYQVKIGEQLNMWSQQLFSFLSRVPDAFWGFIIIGLFLFMLWKAFSRKEQ, encoded by the coding sequence ATGGACATTATCTTTAGCGCTTCAATTCTCGCCGCTTTTCTCGCTGGCATGGTGGCTTTATTCGCGCCTTGCTGTATAACAGTGCTTTTGCCTGCCTATCTTGCCTCAGCCCTTCAGGAGAGAAAAAATATCATCAAGATGACGGTTGTGTTTTTCTTTGGAGTGGCGGCTGTGCTTATTCCAATCGGCCTTGGCGCGGCAGGGCTCGCTCAGGTCTTTCAGAATTTTCATCGCGAGTTGTATATAGTTGGTGGTGCATTCATGCTTATTCTTGGGGTGATGGCCGTGCTGGGCAAAGGATTCTCTTTGTGGAAGATGTCAAAAATCGCGCCCGCGGTGGACGCTTCGAGTGTAAAATCAGTTTTTGTTCTGGGGCTATTTTCTGGAGCGGCGACCTCTTGCTGCGCGCCGGTGCTTGTAGGAGCAGTAACACTAGCTGTTATATCAGGAGCTTTTTGGAAAGCGCTCATTGTGGTATTTGCGTATACATTCGGCATGACATTCCCGCTGTTCGTTGCGGCGTACTTCTACGATCATTTCAAGCTTGAAAAATCCGCGATAATTCGCGGCAGGATATGGGATATCACGATTCTAGGCAAAACGTATTACGTACACTCTACGAATCTTTTTGCAGGCATGGTATTCTTAATAATGGGCGTAGTTCTACTTGCTATCGCGTTCACTGGAAATTTTTTCTGGGCGCCTGAATATCAAGTAAAAATTGGCGAGCAGCTGAACATGTGGTCGCAGCAATTATTTAGCTTTCTTTCCCGCGTTCCCGACGCATTTTGGGGTTTTATTATTATAGGTTTATTCTTATTTATGCTCTGGAAGGCGTTCAGCAGAAAGGAGCAGTAA
- a CDS encoding DUF1573 domain-containing protein, protein MTNQIKTIALYGVGAVLFLGVIVYLGTAGQKNSGVSAGASEFSASALHVVGDTNFDFGTISMANGRVNHEFNVVNDGNEPVHIYKVYTTCMCTTATIIDEAGNELGKFGMPGHGGASSAADITVAPGKKVKVTAIFDPAAHGPSGVGLAQRSVYLETNSQKFPKVVFDFQAMVTQ, encoded by the coding sequence ATGACCAATCAAATAAAAACAATAGCATTATATGGAGTTGGGGCCGTGTTGTTTCTGGGAGTAATTGTATATCTTGGAACAGCTGGTCAGAAAAATTCTGGCGTAAGCGCTGGCGCAAGCGAATTTTCCGCAAGCGCATTACATGTTGTAGGCGATACTAATTTTGATTTTGGCACTATCTCGATGGCAAACGGAAGGGTGAATCACGAGTTTAATGTTGTAAATGACGGCAATGAGCCGGTGCATATTTATAAAGTATACACAACATGCATGTGCACAACGGCAACAATAATCGATGAAGCAGGAAATGAACTTGGCAAGTTTGGCATGCCTGGACATGGCGGCGCATCTTCAGCCGCTGATATTACAGTTGCTCCAGGCAAAAAGGTTAAGGTAACCGCAATATTTGATCCAGCGGCGCATGGCCCATCTGGCGTTGGCCTGGCGCAAAGATCAGTATATCTTGAGACTAATTCGCAGAAGTTCCCAAAGGTTGTGTTTGATTTCCAGGCTATGGTAACGCAGTAA
- a CDS encoding S-adenosylmethionine decarboxylase encodes MEMQTKRYHWIFDALGVPEKITWDKDRVEQALRDIAAMCEMTIMTGPHSFEGVPSNPGLTSLCGVDFSHITIHTFSFPYGTGEVCVDVFSCKPYDPVEIHQYLLKTFQVEANQADYYEVMPPPNRGT; translated from the coding sequence ATGGAAATGCAGACCAAGCGCTATCATTGGATCTTTGACGCTTTGGGCGTGCCGGAGAAAATCACTTGGGACAAAGACCGCGTTGAGCAGGCATTGAGAGATATAGCGGCTATGTGCGAGATGACTATAATGACAGGTCCTCATAGTTTTGAAGGGGTCCCGTCTAACCCCGGACTGACGTCTCTTTGCGGAGTGGATTTTTCCCACATCACCATCCACACGTTTTCGTTTCCTTACGGTACGGGAGAGGTGTGCGTGGATGTATTTTCCTGCAAGCCGTATGATCCGGTAGAAATTCATCAATATCTTCTCAAGACCTTTCAAGTAGAGGCAAATCAAGCTGATTATTATGAAGTGATGCCTCCTCCAAATAGAGGAACTTGA
- a CDS encoding ABC transporter permease, whose protein sequence is MHTFTRILKYGWLNFWRNIWVSSATIGIMILALSMIAIIVIGRSMTETFISSLQQKVDVSVYFVPDAKEGDILQAKSVLEARPEVRDVQYISRDQAIDTFKEKHKDNAVLMDSLNELGSNPLQATLNIKASQATQFESIATFLEGSGYRQYIDKINYRENQKVIDKIISISSSIERVGIFMSIVLGTFVVLVTFNTIRLAIYSAREEIGIMRLVGAGNWYIRGPFIVSGALYGLFAGIITLLLSLLMTWLLTPNFSAVFSEIDLFAYYRANFFSLLFVLPFIGMSLGIISSFIATRRYLHV, encoded by the coding sequence ATGCATACTTTCACTAGAATATTAAAATACGGTTGGCTAAATTTTTGGCGTAACATCTGGGTATCAAGTGCCACTATCGGTATAATGATTTTGGCACTTTCCATGATTGCTATTATAGTGATCGGCCGTTCTATGACGGAAACATTTATTTCCTCTCTCCAGCAGAAAGTTGACGTGAGTGTGTATTTTGTGCCGGACGCTAAGGAAGGCGATATATTACAGGCAAAAAGCGTGCTAGAGGCTCGCCCGGAGGTTAGGGACGTGCAGTATATTTCGCGCGATCAGGCCATTGATACTTTTAAAGAAAAACATAAAGATAATGCCGTGCTCATGGATTCGCTAAATGAGCTTGGTTCAAATCCTTTGCAGGCAACATTGAACATCAAGGCGTCCCAAGCGACTCAGTTTGAATCTATTGCTACGTTTTTAGAGGGTTCTGGTTATCGTCAATATATTGATAAAATTAACTATCGTGAAAATCAAAAGGTGATTGATAAAATTATTTCCATCAGTTCCAGCATTGAGCGTGTTGGTATTTTTATGAGCATAGTGCTAGGAACATTTGTGGTGCTGGTAACATTTAACACCATACGCCTGGCTATTTATTCCGCGCGAGAGGAGATTGGTATCATGCGTTTAGTAGGAGCGGGTAACTGGTATATTCGCGGCCCATTCATTGTTTCAGGCGCGCTCTACGGGCTTTTTGCGGGCATTATAACATTGTTATTATCTTTGCTGATGACATGGCTGTTGACCCCCAATTTTTCCGCAGTCTTTTCCGAAATTGATTTATTTGCTTATTATCGCGCTAACTTTTTTTCGCTTTTATTTGTACTGCCTTTTATTGGTATGAGCCTTGGTATCATTAGCAGTTTTATTGCGACAAGAAGGTATTTGCATGTGTAA
- a CDS encoding ATP-binding cassette domain-containing protein translates to MVLFQEVSKIYPNEDPALDNVTLRIEDREFVSLVGRSGAGKSTLLRILLREEHPTNGRVFFKGVDVFSLRGREVPGYRRRIGVVFQEFKLLPSKTVFENIAFAMEAAGKSDAEIFEDVPQALALVDLQGKENRFPQELSGGEKQRVSLARALVQRPEIILADEPTGNLDPIHTWEIIKLLVKINELGTSVILATHDKEIVDALGRRVVTLENGRITRDVKKGKYKI, encoded by the coding sequence ATGGTTCTATTTCAAGAAGTCAGTAAAATTTATCCCAACGAAGACCCTGCTTTGGACAATGTCACGCTTCGCATAGAAGACCGCGAATTTGTTTCATTGGTTGGACGTTCGGGTGCGGGTAAATCCACCCTACTCCGCATACTGCTACGCGAAGAACACCCCACCAATGGGCGAGTTTTTTTTAAGGGTGTTGATGTTTTTTCGTTGCGCGGACGCGAGGTTCCCGGGTATCGCAGGCGTATAGGAGTAGTGTTCCAAGAGTTTAAATTACTGCCAAGTAAAACCGTGTTTGAAAACATTGCATTTGCGATGGAAGCGGCGGGGAAGAGTGATGCCGAAATTTTTGAAGACGTGCCGCAGGCGCTGGCGTTAGTTGATTTGCAGGGAAAGGAAAATCGTTTTCCTCAGGAGCTTTCCGGAGGCGAAAAGCAACGCGTGTCATTGGCTCGCGCGCTCGTGCAACGTCCGGAAATTATTTTAGCAGATGAGCCGACGGGAAATCTTGACCCCATTCATACTTGGGAAATTATTAAATTATTGGTAAAAATTAACGAGCTTGGAACATCGGTTATTCTGGCAACTCATGACAAGGAAATTGTTGACGCGCTTGGACGGCGGGTGGTTACGTTGGAGAATGGAAGAATAACAAGGGATGTTAAGAAGGGGAAATATAAGATATAA
- the prfB gene encoding peptide chain release factor 2, giving the protein MRAVFDLPEKQFKISELEKETAKKDFWDNPSKAAAISQELSDLKEEQKFWDGIQSDIAYMKEIASLSDVGDAMLVELENKIVEFEKKLAVLELKLFLSGSYDKNDCYVTIWSGAGGVDAQDWASMLLRMYTRYCERQGFLIKILDEHRGEEAGIKRVTFQVDGKYAYGYLQNEAGVHRLVRISPFSAQKLRHTSFAMVEVMPRVAEVSKEIEVKPQDVEMEAYRSSGPGGQNVNKVSTAVRLKHIPSGITVAVQSERSQADNRNKALEILKEKLYLQKVMEQQKEMKELRGELKEAEWGSQIRSYVLHPYQMVKDHRSGLETTRIQDVLDGNLQEFIEAGLRTKKVVV; this is encoded by the coding sequence TTGAGGGCCGTCTTTGACTTACCCGAAAAGCAATTCAAAATCAGTGAGCTGGAAAAAGAAACCGCAAAGAAAGATTTTTGGGATAATCCCTCAAAAGCCGCTGCTATATCGCAAGAGCTGAGTGATCTTAAAGAAGAGCAGAAATTTTGGGACGGCATTCAGAGCGATATTGCGTATATGAAGGAAATCGCGTCGCTCTCTGATGTGGGTGACGCAATGCTTGTGGAGCTTGAAAATAAGATAGTAGAATTTGAGAAAAAACTTGCTGTTCTAGAATTGAAGCTGTTTCTTTCCGGGTCGTACGATAAAAATGATTGCTATGTGACTATTTGGTCGGGTGCTGGCGGCGTGGACGCGCAAGATTGGGCGAGCATGCTGCTGCGAATGTATACTCGCTACTGCGAGCGCCAAGGGTTCTTAATAAAAATACTGGATGAGCATCGCGGCGAAGAAGCGGGAATTAAGCGAGTAACTTTTCAGGTGGACGGCAAATACGCTTACGGTTATTTGCAGAATGAAGCGGGCGTGCATCGTCTCGTGCGTATTTCGCCGTTTTCCGCGCAGAAACTGCGACATACTTCATTTGCAATGGTGGAGGTGATGCCACGTGTTGCGGAGGTATCGAAGGAAATTGAGGTTAAACCTCAAGATGTTGAAATGGAGGCTTATCGTTCATCCGGTCCGGGTGGGCAGAATGTAAATAAGGTTTCTACAGCCGTGCGGCTCAAGCATATTCCAAGCGGTATTACAGTGGCGGTGCAAAGTGAGCGTAGCCAAGCAGATAATCGTAACAAGGCGTTGGAGATTCTGAAAGAAAAATTGTATTTGCAAAAAGTAATGGAACAGCAGAAGGAGATGAAAGAATTACGAGGAGAATTAAAAGAAGCGGAGTGGGGAAGCCAGATTCGTTCGTATGTTCTTCACCCATATCAAATGGTGAAAGACCATCGCTCCGGACTTGAAACTACGCGAATACAAGACGTGCTAGATGGTAATCTTCAGGAATTTATTGAAGCAGGACTACGCACTAAGAAAGTTGTGGTATAA